The following proteins are encoded in a genomic region of Limosilactobacillus reuteri subsp. reuteri:
- the yaaA gene encoding S4 domain-containing protein YaaA, which translates to MEEKSVLIDSPFITLGQLLKEEGIIPTGGAAKWFLKENTVLVNDEPDDRRGRKLYPEDKIQIPDHQLLVIKSK; encoded by the coding sequence ATGGAAGAAAAGTCAGTGTTGATTGATAGTCCATTTATTACGCTCGGTCAGTTACTCAAAGAAGAGGGGATTATTCCTACTGGCGGAGCAGCTAAATGGTTTCTAAAAGAAAATACTGTATTAGTAAATGATGAGCCAGATGATCGGCGGGGACGCAAATTGTATCCCGAAGATAAGATTCAAATTCCTGACCACCAATTACTTGTTATTAAGAGTAAGTAG